One window of Acidobacteriota bacterium genomic DNA carries:
- a CDS encoding histidine kinase: MDNQVWRHISRWLLVILGLTLIPAMYTVLTAGGELASHLSPTQIFVTACLNWYALGVMIPPILWMIRRLPIRRRSWPLALLAILLAGIAGMVIKESVFLGLDRMAGEAFGAAYSATARWYAYEITPLPPFWKQLHLNVTGKAYGWVLEYLLVLGLGYARTQYQLSRERERQAIRLEASLSEARLQALKMQLQPHFLFNTLNSISELMHHDIDRADRMITRLSDMLRLVLEGGADPLVPLQKEVELLTAYLDIQKIRFRDQLRLTLDVDPTAQAVLVPHMILQPLVENAVRHGIARRLEPGLLLVNIWCADGALRVDILNDGPENAESDTGMAGIGLSNTRSRLEQLYPGRFEFHSAPETRGRWITRLALPLTPLQPTRLS, translated from the coding sequence GTGGACAATCAGGTGTGGCGGCACATCAGCCGGTGGCTTCTGGTGATTCTGGGGCTGACCCTGATCCCGGCCATGTACACCGTGCTCACGGCCGGCGGCGAACTGGCCAGCCATCTGTCTCCGACGCAGATATTCGTCACGGCTTGCCTGAACTGGTATGCGCTGGGCGTGATGATCCCGCCCATACTCTGGATGATCCGGCGGCTCCCCATCCGACGGCGCAGCTGGCCCCTGGCCCTGCTCGCCATCCTCCTGGCCGGCATCGCGGGGATGGTGATCAAGGAGTCCGTGTTCCTGGGACTTGACCGAATGGCGGGCGAAGCGTTCGGCGCCGCCTACTCCGCGACGGCGCGCTGGTATGCGTATGAAATCACGCCGTTGCCGCCGTTCTGGAAGCAACTCCATCTCAATGTCACGGGCAAGGCCTACGGGTGGGTGCTCGAATACCTGCTGGTGCTGGGGCTGGGCTACGCCCGGACTCAGTACCAGCTCTCCCGCGAGCGGGAGCGCCAGGCCATCAGACTGGAGGCCAGCCTGAGCGAAGCGCGGTTGCAGGCGCTGAAGATGCAGCTCCAACCCCATTTCCTGTTCAACACGCTCAACTCCATTTCCGAGCTCATGCACCATGACATTGACCGGGCCGACCGGATGATCACGCGCCTCAGCGACATGTTGCGCCTTGTATTGGAGGGGGGAGCCGACCCGCTGGTCCCGCTCCAAAAGGAGGTGGAACTGCTGACCGCCTACCTGGACATCCAGAAGATCCGCTTCCGGGATCAGCTGCGATTGACGTTGGACGTAGATCCCACGGCTCAGGCGGTGCTCGTACCCCACATGATCCTGCAGCCGCTGGTGGAAAACGCTGTCCGCCACGGAATCGCCCGGCGGCTCGAGCCGGGCCTGCTCTTGGTGAACATCTGGTGCGCCGACGGCGCCCTGCGTGTGGATATACTCAATGACGGGCCCGAAAACGCGGAGTCCGACACCGGGATGGCTGGCATCGGGTTGAGCAACACCCGCAGCCGGCTGGAGCAGCTCTATCCGGGCCGATTCGAGTTTCATTCCGCACCGGAGACCCGTGGGCGGTGGATCACCCGTCTGGCCCTCCCCCTGACGCCGCTCCAACCGACTCGGTTGTCTTGA
- a CDS encoding DUF4846 domain-containing protein, with amino-acid sequence MRPWIAIGAILLGMWAAAQAPAGERAYPWLPNDLTAHALRQRIPPPPGFVRDDPAAGSFARWLQRLPLKPGRPPVRYWDGTLVPVQDGHCAVLELDIGRRDLLQCADAAIRLRAEFLYAAGRADAVAFRFTSGHEAAWRQWQAGERPRVSGNRVNWIASAAPVASYASFQRYLRTVFAYAGSYSLARDLPRPAADREMRGGDLLIIAGFPGHVMIVVDAARHPESGRRVVLLVQGYYPAQDVHVLANPEHPDLDPWFEPASDGTVTAAGWTFSAARRHLFPALADEPE; translated from the coding sequence ATGCGGCCGTGGATCGCTATCGGCGCGATCCTGCTCGGCATGTGGGCAGCCGCCCAGGCACCCGCCGGGGAGCGCGCCTATCCGTGGCTCCCCAACGACCTGACGGCACACGCCTTGCGGCAGCGCATCCCGCCGCCGCCCGGCTTCGTCCGGGACGACCCGGCGGCGGGCTCGTTCGCCCGGTGGCTGCAGCGCCTCCCCCTGAAGCCTGGCCGGCCGCCGGTGCGTTACTGGGACGGCACGCTCGTGCCGGTCCAGGACGGGCACTGCGCCGTGCTGGAACTGGACATCGGGCGCCGCGACCTGCTCCAGTGCGCCGACGCGGCCATCCGGCTGCGGGCGGAGTTCCTGTACGCCGCCGGCCGCGCCGACGCCGTCGCGTTCCGCTTCACCAGCGGCCATGAGGCGGCCTGGCGGCAGTGGCAGGCGGGGGAACGGCCCCGGGTGTCCGGCAACCGGGTGAACTGGATCGCCTCCGCCGCGCCGGTCGCTTCCTACGCCTCGTTCCAGCGGTACCTCCGGACGGTGTTCGCCTACGCCGGCTCCTACTCGCTGGCGCGCGATCTGCCCCGTCCCGCCGCCGACCGCGAGATGCGCGGCGGCGACCTGCTGATCATCGCCGGGTTCCCGGGCCACGTCATGATCGTCGTCGATGCGGCGCGCCACCCGGAATCCGGCCGGCGCGTCGTGTTGCTGGTCCAGGGGTACTACCCCGCTCAGGACGTGCACGTACTGGCCAACCCGGAACATCCCGACCTCGATCCCTGGTTCGAGCCCGCGTCCGACGGCACTGTGACGGCCGCCGGCTGGACGTTTTCAGCCGCCCGCCGCCACCTGTTCCCCGCCCTGGCCGATGAGCCGGAGTGA
- a CDS encoding carboxypeptidase M32 gives MTRTAYAEFLDRIREIHDLHQIDGWLQWDQQVTMPAGGSGDRAAQMATLSGLIHERFTDPRLGELLDCLADAPGLDAAQSANVRETRRDRDRAVRVPPALVQAFAKAKAQAFDVWQAARPADDFRSFAPHLDELVRMAREMAAHIGYADEPYDALLDEYEPGMTAAAVQAVFEPLGIELRGIIDRLDGTPRPRTDFLERTYDPARQQAFCRALIADLGYDLERGRLDESSHPFTIGNADDVRITVRYNPRYLPAALFAAIHETGHALYEQGVDPAHRRTPMGNAVSLGIHESQSRLWENMIGRSPEFWGHYFPRLQALFPDELTDVSTEEFVRAVNVVRPSLVRVEADEVTYSLHVLLRFEIERALVNGAVGTGELPELWRERMRHYLGLAPETDRDGVLQDIHWSIGSFGYFPTYAMGNLYAAQLRDAMLREIPDLMAQVGRGRFQAPLAWLRERVHRQGRLHPAPELIRRATGAPPDAAHFIRYIREKYGALYGRTL, from the coding sequence ATGACTCGCACCGCCTACGCCGAATTCCTGGACCGCATCCGCGAGATCCACGACCTGCACCAGATTGACGGCTGGCTCCAGTGGGACCAGCAAGTCACCATGCCCGCCGGCGGCTCCGGCGACCGGGCCGCCCAGATGGCCACCCTGTCGGGCCTGATCCACGAACGGTTCACCGATCCGCGGCTGGGAGAGCTGCTGGATTGCCTGGCGGACGCCCCGGGGCTGGACGCCGCTCAAAGCGCCAACGTGCGGGAAACCCGCCGGGACCGCGACCGCGCCGTCCGCGTGCCGCCCGCCCTGGTGCAGGCCTTCGCCAAGGCCAAGGCGCAGGCGTTCGACGTCTGGCAGGCCGCGCGGCCGGCCGACGACTTCCGCTCGTTCGCCCCCCACCTGGACGAACTGGTGCGAATGGCCCGCGAGATGGCGGCGCACATCGGCTACGCCGACGAGCCGTACGACGCGCTGCTGGATGAGTACGAACCGGGGATGACCGCGGCGGCGGTTCAGGCCGTGTTCGAGCCGCTGGGCATCGAACTGCGCGGGATCATCGACCGTTTGGACGGGACCCCGAGGCCGCGGACGGACTTCCTGGAGCGGACCTACGACCCTGCCCGCCAGCAGGCGTTCTGCCGCGCGCTGATCGCCGATCTCGGCTACGATCTGGAGCGAGGCCGGCTCGACGAGTCGTCCCACCCGTTCACCATCGGCAACGCCGACGATGTGCGGATCACCGTGCGGTACAACCCACGCTACCTGCCGGCGGCTCTCTTCGCCGCCATTCACGAGACCGGGCACGCGCTCTACGAGCAGGGGGTGGACCCGGCGCATCGACGCACGCCCATGGGCAACGCCGTGTCCCTGGGCATCCACGAGAGCCAGAGCCGGCTATGGGAGAACATGATCGGACGGTCGCCCGAGTTCTGGGGCCACTACTTCCCCCGCCTGCAGGCGCTGTTCCCCGACGAGCTGACGGATGTCTCCACAGAGGAATTCGTCCGGGCGGTCAATGTGGTGCGGCCGTCACTGGTGCGCGTCGAGGCCGACGAGGTCACCTATTCGCTGCACGTCCTGCTGCGCTTCGAAATCGAGCGGGCCCTCGTCAACGGCGCCGTCGGCACCGGCGAGTTGCCGGAGCTGTGGCGCGAGCGGATGCGCCACTACCTGGGCCTGGCGCCGGAGACGGATCGCGACGGTGTGTTGCAGGACATTCACTGGTCCATCGGCTCCTTCGGCTACTTCCCCACCTACGCCATGGGCAACCTGTACGCCGCCCAGCTCCGCGACGCCATGCTCCGCGAGATTCCCGATCTCATGGCCCAGGTGGGCCGGGGTCGTTTTCAGGCGCCGCTGGCGTGGCTGCGGGAGCGCGTGCACCGGCAGGGGCGGCTCCACCCGGCGCCGGAGCTCATCCGTCGCGCCACCGGCGCCCCGCCCGATGCGGCCCACTTCATCCGCTACATCCGGGAAAAATACGGCGCGCTGTACGGCCGGACTCTCTGA
- the pepF gene encoding oligoendopeptidase F, with the protein MMFARLVTRTVMVLLAALAAAGMAAAVGPDIPDYSATPRDQVPEAYKWRVEDIYPDLAAWEAEKQAVIGMTGELDARAKDWTTSADRMYAFVDWLSGVQQRAMRLFIYASLQGDGDLSNPLYKKMQGELQMLFVNFQSKLGFMNPDILKLGQETIDAYVKAEPRLAPWKVGFDRVLREKDHILPAEQQRLVSLTGMFAGAPSQASTMLNDLDIPRPEITLSDGTKVVLNQANYQKYRASANAADRRLVMAAYWNNQKQYANTFAVLQDAAIKQHLYRARVNNYSDCLTAALFGNDISPAVYHNLIQTVRENLAPLHRYLRLRQKLLGLPEMKYGDVYASAAKSVEKRYTFDEARRLVQAAMRPLGPDYATALAKAFDDRWIDIYPNKGKESGAYSSGVYGVHPYVKMNYDGSYSDVSTLAHELGHAMHSYFSNKTQPLPTSQYPIFLAEIASTFNENMLMHELLKSETDDALKLFLLDGYMERFRATLYRQTLFAEFELAMHQHVEKGQTLTPDWLNAKYLELTRAYYGHDQGVLDVEDYIQYEWSGIPHFYMNYYVFQYSTGIVASMALSDQVMAGGPAEQQQYLTFLQAGGSKFPLDTLRDAGVDMSDPATVRAAMRQFDGMVSEMEKIAARLENRQAGR; encoded by the coding sequence ATGATGTTTGCGCGTCTCGTCACCAGAACCGTCATGGTCCTGCTGGCCGCACTCGCCGCAGCGGGCATGGCGGCGGCGGTCGGGCCGGACATTCCCGATTACTCGGCGACGCCCCGCGACCAAGTGCCCGAAGCTTACAAATGGCGCGTCGAGGACATCTACCCCGACCTGGCCGCTTGGGAGGCGGAAAAGCAGGCCGTGATCGGCATGACTGGCGAGCTGGACGCCCGGGCCAAGGACTGGACCACGTCGGCCGACCGGATGTACGCCTTCGTCGACTGGCTCAGCGGCGTCCAGCAGCGCGCCATGCGCCTGTTCATTTACGCCAGCCTGCAGGGCGACGGCGATCTGTCCAATCCGCTTTACAAGAAGATGCAGGGCGAGCTGCAGATGCTGTTCGTGAACTTCCAGTCCAAGCTCGGCTTCATGAATCCCGACATCCTGAAGCTCGGCCAGGAGACGATCGACGCCTACGTCAAGGCCGAACCGCGGCTGGCTCCCTGGAAGGTGGGCTTCGACCGGGTGCTCCGCGAAAAAGACCACATCCTCCCTGCCGAGCAGCAGCGGTTGGTGTCGCTTACCGGCATGTTCGCCGGTGCGCCGAGTCAGGCGTCCACCATGCTCAACGATCTGGACATCCCCCGGCCGGAGATCACCCTATCCGACGGCACGAAGGTCGTGCTCAACCAGGCCAACTACCAGAAGTATCGCGCCTCGGCCAACGCGGCCGACCGCCGGCTGGTGATGGCAGCCTACTGGAACAACCAGAAGCAATACGCCAACACCTTCGCCGTGCTCCAGGACGCGGCCATCAAGCAGCACCTGTACCGCGCCCGGGTGAACAACTACAGCGACTGCCTCACCGCCGCCCTGTTCGGCAACGACATCAGTCCGGCGGTCTACCATAACCTGATCCAGACCGTCCGCGAGAACCTGGCGCCGCTGCACCGCTACCTGCGCCTGCGCCAGAAGCTGCTGGGGCTCCCCGAGATGAAGTACGGGGACGTCTACGCCTCGGCCGCCAAGTCCGTGGAGAAGCGCTACACTTTCGACGAGGCGCGCCGGCTCGTCCAAGCCGCCATGCGACCCCTCGGCCCCGACTACGCGACCGCTCTGGCCAAGGCGTTTGACGACCGCTGGATCGACATCTATCCAAACAAGGGCAAGGAGTCGGGCGCCTACTCCTCCGGGGTCTACGGCGTGCACCCGTACGTCAAGATGAACTACGACGGCTCCTACAGCGACGTATCCACGCTGGCCCACGAGCTGGGTCACGCCATGCACTCGTACTTTTCGAACAAGACTCAGCCCCTTCCCACGTCCCAGTACCCCATCTTCCTTGCGGAGATCGCCAGCACCTTCAACGAGAACATGCTCATGCACGAGCTGCTCAAGTCGGAAACCGACGACGCGTTGAAGCTCTTCCTGCTGGACGGCTACATGGAGCGCTTCCGCGCCACACTCTACCGCCAGACGCTGTTCGCCGAGTTCGAGCTGGCGATGCACCAGCACGTGGAAAAGGGACAGACCCTCACGCCCGATTGGCTGAACGCGAAGTACCTCGAGCTCACCCGCGCCTACTACGGCCACGACCAGGGGGTGTTGGATGTGGAGGACTACATCCAGTACGAGTGGTCGGGTATCCCGCACTTCTACATGAACTACTACGTCTTCCAGTATAGCACCGGCATCGTGGCCTCGATGGCTCTGTCCGACCAGGTAATGGCCGGCGGCCCGGCCGAGCAGCAACAGTATCTCACGTTCCTGCAGGCGGGCGGCAGCAAGTTCCCGCTGGACACGCTGCGCGACGCCGGCGTCGACATGTCCGACCCCGCGACGGTCCGAGCGGCCATGCGCCAGTTCGACGGGATGGTGAGCGAAATGGAGAAGATCGCGGCGCGGCTGGAGAACAGACAGGCCGGCCGATAA
- a CDS encoding OmpA family protein, with protein MKRSIRGVAIIAALVVGAAASYAGTTDLLALHEGTLPVVEPAHYGGWPAVCLIDESPTSGWASTTGKVRNNAIVFELLAPATIQRFEFDTESVDTPGSAARHVVVEISDTAPETGFVEVLRAELQEGVNRQVFPAAKPAKGRWVRLTVEDNHGSEEWTELFAFRGFGERPAAPKGVGDISGTYESSYSLFHVRQQGTALAGCYEYKDGVLEGAIEGRVMKIQWTEAGDENTGPAILVFAPDGNSFRGFWWRGSDREAAPAGSWDGRKVSPEVGGCPHWSGSVGGELRKDLAAAGRSRLYGILFDVDSTTIRPESKPVLDEVIRILKVEPDWRLTIEGHTDSAGNDAHNLKLSQGRAEAVMAYLVGQGIAAGRLKATGFGESKPVAENATELGRARNRRVEFVKE; from the coding sequence ATGAAGCGTTCCATTCGAGGCGTTGCAATCATCGCGGCACTGGTTGTCGGCGCAGCGGCATCGTACGCCGGGACGACCGACCTGCTGGCCCTGCACGAGGGCACACTCCCGGTTGTGGAGCCGGCGCATTACGGCGGCTGGCCGGCGGTGTGCCTCATCGATGAAAGCCCCACCTCTGGCTGGGCCAGCACAACAGGAAAGGTCCGGAACAACGCCATCGTCTTTGAGCTGCTGGCGCCGGCCACCATCCAGCGCTTCGAGTTCGACACCGAGAGCGTGGACACGCCGGGCTCAGCCGCCCGGCATGTGGTTGTGGAGATATCCGACACAGCGCCCGAGACCGGCTTTGTCGAGGTGCTTCGCGCCGAGCTCCAAGAGGGCGTCAATCGACAGGTGTTTCCGGCGGCCAAACCAGCCAAGGGCCGTTGGGTGCGTCTGACTGTCGAAGACAATCACGGCAGCGAGGAGTGGACCGAGCTGTTCGCCTTCCGCGGGTTCGGCGAACGCCCGGCGGCGCCCAAGGGAGTGGGCGACATATCCGGCACCTACGAGAGCAGCTATTCCCTGTTTCATGTCCGCCAACAGGGCACCGCTCTGGCTGGCTGTTACGAGTACAAGGACGGAGTCCTCGAGGGCGCCATCGAAGGACGGGTCATGAAGATCCAGTGGACGGAAGCGGGCGATGAGAACACGGGCCCGGCGATCCTGGTGTTCGCGCCCGATGGCAATTCGTTCCGCGGGTTCTGGTGGCGGGGCTCCGACAGGGAGGCGGCGCCGGCCGGCAGCTGGGACGGCCGGAAGGTATCGCCCGAAGTGGGCGGCTGCCCTCACTGGTCCGGCTCCGTGGGCGGCGAGCTCCGGAAGGATCTTGCTGCCGCCGGTCGCTCGCGGCTATACGGCATCCTGTTCGACGTCGACTCGACGACCATTCGCCCGGAATCAAAGCCGGTGCTCGACGAGGTGATCCGAATCCTGAAGGTTGAACCGGACTGGCGGCTCACCATCGAGGGACACACCGACTCGGCGGGCAACGACGCGCACAATCTGAAGCTGTCGCAGGGACGGGCCGAGGCGGTCATGGCGTACCTGGTGGGACAGGGGATCGCTGCGGGGCGTTTGAAGGCGACGGGCTTCGGCGAATCAAAGCCAGTGGCTGAAAACGCCACCGAACTAGGGCGCGCCCGGAACCGCCGCGTGGAATTCGTCAAGGAATAA
- a CDS encoding serine/threonine protein kinase, whose translation MIGRTIAHYRIIEKLGAGGMGVVYKADDTALQRTVALKFLPPELTRDPEAKQRFLHEARAAARLDHPNICAVFEIGETADDSLYIVMACYEGETLRERIQRGPLPWPEAGRLAVQAAASLDHAHT comes from the coding sequence ATGATCGGTCGGACGATCGCCCATTATCGGATCATCGAGAAACTCGGCGCGGGCGGGATGGGGGTGGTGTACAAGGCGGACGACACCGCCCTGCAGCGCACCGTGGCCCTCAAGTTCCTGCCGCCGGAGTTGACCCGGGACCCGGAGGCGAAGCAGCGCTTCCTGCACGAGGCGCGGGCGGCGGCGCGGTTGGACCACCCGAACATCTGCGCGGTGTTCGAGATCGGCGAGACGGCGGACGACTCGCTCTACATCGTTATGGCCTGTTACGAGGGGGAGACGCTGCGGGAACGCATCCAGCGGGGTCCCCTGCCCTGGCCGGAAGCGGGGCGGCTGGCGGTACAGGCCGCGGCGAGCCTGGACCACGCACACACCTAG
- a CDS encoding DUF4870 domain-containing protein codes for MSTTGSPGPSPTPETGTGGEFVLPPEDRTLGAICYPNVFPILVPLIVLLTQPPEKRSLRFHALQGLVLHGIFLVVWMVLLVLLIVIGVITLGCGVFIGLPVMLLLLFTYLGVTIYWSLRVYQDGDIRLGAVTDLILKHKDRYI; via the coding sequence ATGTCCACAACAGGATCACCCGGACCTTCCCCGACGCCTGAAACCGGCACCGGCGGGGAGTTTGTGCTTCCCCCCGAGGACCGAACGCTCGGCGCGATCTGCTATCCGAACGTTTTTCCGATCCTGGTTCCGCTCATAGTCCTGCTCACCCAGCCACCGGAAAAGCGGTCCCTGCGCTTCCACGCATTGCAGGGCCTGGTGCTCCACGGAATCTTCCTGGTGGTGTGGATGGTCCTGCTCGTGCTGCTGATCGTCATCGGCGTGATCACCCTGGGTTGCGGCGTGTTCATCGGCCTGCCGGTCATGCTGCTGCTGCTGTTCACCTATCTGGGCGTCACGATCTACTGGAGCCTGCGGGTCTATCAGGACGGCGACATCCGCCTGGGGGCCGTCACGGATCTCATCTTGAAACACAAGGACAGGTACATCTAG
- the ettA gene encoding energy-dependent translational throttle protein EttA, whose product MSTEPNKVIYSMIGVGKYHGQRAVLKDIYLSYFYGAKIGVIGLNGSGKSTLLRIMAGVEKDFVGETACAPGYTIGFLEQEPKLDPAKTVREVVAEGVAETAALLEEFNRISDRLAEPMDDDEMSKLLEKQGVIQEQIDARDAWDLDSRLEMAMDALRCPPGDTQVDVLSGGELRRVALCRLLLTRPDILLLDEPTNHLDAESVAWLEHHLKQYPGTVIAVTHDRYFLDNVAGWILELDRGQGIPWKGNYSSWLDQKRTRLQQEEKAESQRQKTLQRELEWIHMSPKARQAKGKARLTAYERLLAQESEKQAPELEIFIPPGPRLGDVVIEAKNLRKGYGERLLMDNLSFAIPPNAIVGIIGPNGAGKTTLFRMITGQEQPDGGAIRLGETVQLAYVDQNRDTLNPERSVWEEITGGTETIDLGGRQVNSRGYVGRFNFAGGDQQKKVGQLSGGERNRVHLAKMLKSGANVLLLDEPTNDLDVNTLRALEDALENFAGCAVVISHDRWFLDRVATHILAFEGESQAVWFQGNYSDYAADRRARLGAAAEIPHRIKYRQLTRD is encoded by the coding sequence ATGAGCACAGAACCTAACAAGGTCATCTACTCCATGATCGGCGTGGGCAAGTATCACGGCCAGCGCGCGGTCCTCAAGGACATCTACCTGTCGTACTTCTACGGCGCCAAAATCGGCGTCATCGGCCTGAACGGTTCGGGCAAGAGCACGCTGCTCCGCATCATGGCCGGCGTCGAGAAGGACTTCGTGGGCGAGACCGCCTGCGCGCCGGGATACACCATCGGCTTTCTGGAGCAAGAGCCGAAGCTCGATCCCGCCAAGACCGTCCGCGAGGTAGTGGCCGAGGGGGTGGCGGAGACGGCGGCGCTCCTGGAGGAGTTCAATCGGATCAGCGACCGCCTGGCCGAGCCCATGGATGACGACGAGATGTCCAAACTGCTGGAGAAGCAAGGCGTCATTCAGGAGCAGATCGACGCCCGCGACGCCTGGGACCTGGACAGCCGCCTCGAGATGGCCATGGACGCGCTCCGCTGCCCGCCGGGCGACACGCAGGTGGATGTGCTTTCGGGGGGCGAGCTGCGCCGCGTGGCCCTCTGCCGGCTGTTGCTTACCCGGCCCGACATCCTGCTCCTGGACGAGCCCACGAACCACCTCGACGCCGAGTCGGTGGCCTGGCTGGAGCACCACCTCAAGCAATACCCGGGCACAGTCATCGCCGTGACCCACGACCGCTACTTCCTGGACAACGTGGCCGGTTGGATCCTGGAGCTGGACCGCGGCCAGGGGATCCCCTGGAAGGGGAACTACTCCTCGTGGTTGGACCAGAAGCGCACCCGTCTCCAGCAGGAGGAGAAGGCCGAGAGCCAGCGCCAGAAGACCCTCCAGCGTGAGCTCGAATGGATCCATATGTCGCCCAAGGCCCGCCAGGCCAAGGGAAAGGCTCGCCTCACCGCCTACGAGCGACTATTGGCGCAGGAAAGCGAGAAACAGGCGCCGGAGCTGGAGATCTTCATCCCGCCGGGACCGCGCCTCGGCGACGTGGTGATCGAGGCTAAAAATCTCCGCAAGGGCTACGGCGAGCGCCTGCTGATGGACAATCTGTCATTCGCCATCCCGCCCAACGCGATCGTAGGCATCATCGGACCCAACGGGGCGGGGAAGACCACCCTGTTCCGGATGATCACCGGCCAGGAACAGCCGGACGGCGGCGCCATCCGGCTGGGTGAGACGGTGCAGTTGGCCTACGTGGACCAGAACCGCGACACCCTGAATCCTGAGCGGTCGGTCTGGGAGGAGATCACCGGCGGCACCGAGACCATCGACCTCGGCGGCCGGCAGGTGAACTCGCGCGGCTACGTGGGCCGGTTCAACTTCGCCGGGGGCGACCAGCAGAAGAAGGTGGGTCAGCTCTCGGGCGGCGAGCGCAACCGCGTCCACCTGGCCAAGATGCTCAAGTCCGGCGCCAACGTCCTGCTCTTGGACGAGCCCACCAACGACCTGGACGTGAACACGCTCCGGGCGCTGGAGGACGCCTTGGAGAACTTCGCCGGCTGCGCCGTCGTCATCAGCCACGACCGCTGGTTCCTGGACCGGGTCGCCACCCACATCCTCGCCTTCGAGGGGGAGAGCCAGGCGGTGTGGTTCCAGGGAAATTACTCCGACTACGCCGCCGACCGCCGCGCCCGCCTCGGCGCCGCCGCCGAGATCCCCCACCGCATCAAGTACCGTCAACTGACGCGCGACTAG